Proteins co-encoded in one Populus trichocarpa isolate Nisqually-1 chromosome 10, P.trichocarpa_v4.1, whole genome shotgun sequence genomic window:
- the LOC7460041 gene encoding mitotic spindle checkpoint protein MAD2 produces the protein MASRTVAKDIITLRGSAAIVSEFFGYAANSILYNRGVYPEESFVKVKKYGLPMLLTQDEGVKSFIANLNAQLSEWLEAGKLQRVVLVIMSKATNEVLERWNFSIETDAEVVEKGLSREKSDKEIMREIQAIMRQIASSITYLPCLDEPCVFDVLAYTDKDVTVPFTWIESDPKLIANPQMVKLHSFDTKIHKVDTLVSYKNDEWDEQ, from the exons ATGGCATCCAGAACGGTTGCAAAAGACATAATTACTCTCCGTGGTTCTGCAGCGATTGTTAGCGAGTTCTTTG GATATGCAGCAAACAG TATACTTTACAATCGAGGGGTTTATCCGGAAGAGAGTTTTGTGAAAGTGAAGAAGTATGGGCTCCCAATGTTGCTTACTCAAGATGAAGGTGTTAAATCCTTCATTGCTAACCTGAATGCACAGTTATCAG AATGGCTGGAAGCTGGGAAATTACAGAGGGTTGTTCTGGTGATAATGAGTAAGGCCACGAATGAGGTCCTAGAGAGGTGGAATTTCAGTATTGAGACTGATGCTGAGGTTGTGGAGAAAGG ACTGTCAAGGGAAAAGAGTGACAAAGAAATTATGAGAGAGATACAGGCAATCATGCGTCAGATTGCATCAAGCATTACTTACCTGCCATGCCTTGATGAACCTT GTGTTTTTGATGTGTTAGCGTACACTGATAAAGATGTTACAGTCCCATTCACCTGGATTGAGAGTGACCCTAAACTTATTGCCAATCCACAAATGGTGAAATTGCATTCTTTTGATACCAAG ATACACAAGGTCGACACTCTTGTTTCGTACAAGAACGATGAGTGGGATGAGCAGTAG
- the LOC7477044 gene encoding putative ABC transporter C family member 15: MGIFLLGTGMDISVEIVNAAFAVLLLAWLLVDILKQRRGGGDLHSREHKAVKQPTVLFTTVAVLSNIIISILYLGFGFYQYWDLGIVTSKSVFLSVTWILATLVACYSKNRTLRENNRWPVVVILWWVVYSIFCSLSVSIHFITRFSSIELPYSWPEANIADFPSLPLSILLSLNALTFRCRSTKTHNDLETPLLQEEHESLFKDSACYRNAGIWSKLTFRWINPLFSRGRMEKLELSHVPSVPASETAGYASSLLEDSFGKNKNETSNLPKAIAYAVWKSLTLNGVFAGVNTIASYMGPLLITNFVNFLSENHDDSGYLNGLVLAFIFFFSKTVESLTQRQWYFGAQRIGVRVRAALSVLVYKKSLSVKFAGSSNGKIINMINVDVERIGDFCWNIHGVWLLPFQVFLALVILYRNLGAAPSIAALSSTILVMVSNTPLASKQERLHSRIMEAKDLRIKATSETLKSMRVLKLYSWEPTFFKKLLQLRETERNWLRRYLYTSSAMAFLFWASPTLVSVVTFGVCIILKTPLTTGTVLSALATFRILQEPIYNLPELISMIAQTKVSIDRIQDFLREKDQKKQIPYQTSQASDIAIEMKSGEYAWETKDQISTKTTIKITKNMKIMKLYKVAVCGSVGSGKSSLLCSIIGEIPRISGAGIKVHGTKAYVPQRAWIQTRTVRDNVLFGKDMNRDFYEDVLKGCALKQDIEQWADGDLTVVGERGVNLSGGQKQRIQLARALYSNSDVYILDDPFSAVDAHTGTHLFKKCLMQLLSQKTVIYATHQLEFLEDADLVLVMKDGMIVQSGKYEDLIADPTGELVRQMVAHRRSLNQVNPPKEDNSLTSIPSQLNQIEVTEEKFEEPSSSDRFSERTQEEVSETGRVKWSVYSTFITSAYKGALVPIILLCQVLFQGLQMGSNYWIAWATEENHKVTKEKLIGIFILLSGGSSVFILGRAVFLATIAIETAQRLFLGMISSVFRASISFFDATPSSRILSRSSTDQSTVDTDIPYRLAGLAFALIQLLSIIILMSQVAWQVFPIFLVILGISIWYQAYYITTARELARMVGIRKAPILHHFSESIAGAATIRCFNQEERFLTRNLSLIDDYSRIVFHNSGTMEWLCVRINFLFNLGFFLVLIILVSLPKSAINPSLAGLAATYGLNLNVLQSWVIWNLCNVENKMISVERILQFTNIPSEAPLVIEDCGPKPEWPVDGRIELISLHVQYGPSLPMVLKGITCTFPGGKKIGVVGRTGSGKSTLIQALFRVIEPSGGQILIDGLDISKIGLQDLRSRLGIIPQDPTLFQGTVRTNLDPLEQHSDQEIWEVLNKCRLADTVKQDKRLLDAPVAEDGENWSVGQRQLVCLARVMLKKRRILVLDEATASIDTATDNIIQGTIREETSTCTVITVAHRIPTVIDNDLVLVLDDGKVVEYDSPVKLLEDNSSSFSKLVTEFLRRSMQE; the protein is encoded by the exons ATGGGAATTTTTTTGCTGGGGACTGGAATGGACATTTCTGTAGAGATTGTCAATGCAGCATTTGCCGTACTGTTACTGGCATGGCTGTTGGTAGACATCTTGAAACAAAGGAGAGGCGGTGGTGATTTACACAGCAGAGAACACAAAGCAGTGAAACAACCCACAGTGCTGTTCACTACAGTTGCTGTTCTTTCTAACATTATAATCTCGATCTTGTACCTTGGTTTTGGGTTTTATCAGTATTGGGACCTTGGAATTGTTACCTCTAAATCTGTGTTCTTATCCGTGACTTGGATTTTAGCTACTCTAGTTGCTTGCTATTCCAAAAACAGAACTCTTCGAGAAAACAACAGATGGCCCGTAGTCGTTATTCTTTGGTGGGTCGTTTACAGCATCTTTTGTTCGCTTTCTGTTTCCATTCACTTCATCACCCGTTTTAGTTCCATAGAATTGCCTTATTCCTGGCCCGAAGCTAATATTGCTGATTTCCCTTCCTTACCACTGTCAATTCTGCTTTCTCTCAATGCTCTGACATTCAGATGTAGAAGTACCAAGACACATAATGATCTTGAAACCCCATTGCTTCAAGAAGAGCATGAGAGTTTGTTCAAAGATTCAGCTTGCTATAGGAATGCTGGAATTTGGAGCAAGCTTACTTTTCGATGGATAAACCCACTGTTTAGTAGGGGGAGGATGGAAAAACTTGAGCTATCTCATGTTCCTTCAGTTCCTGCATCAGAAACGGCCGGGTATGCTTCCTCATTGCTTGAGGATTcgtttggaaaaaataaaaacgagaCTTCTAATTTGCCAAAAGCCATAGCATATGCTGTTTGGAAATCCCTGACTTTAAATGGAGTTTTTGCAG GAGTAAACACAATTGCCTCCTATATGGGTCCTCTTTTGATCACCAACTTTGTAAATTTTTTGTCGGAGAATCATGATGATTCAGGATACCTCAACGGGCTGGTTCTtgctttcatcttctttttctccAAGACAGTTGAGTCCTTAACACAGCGGCAATGGTACTTTGGCGCTCAGCGTATTGGCGTGCGAGTGAGAGCTGCTCTCTCAGTACTAGTTTACAAGAAATCTTTATCAGTGAAGTTTGCTGGTTCAAGCAATGGCAAAATCATAAATATGATCAATGTTGACGTAGAGAGAATTGGTGACTTCTGTTGGAACATCCATGGGGTTTGGCTGCTACCATTCCAGGTGTTTTTGGCCCTTGTTATCCTCTATAGAAACCTGGGTGCTGCCCCCTCAATTGCAGCTCTCTCTTCCACAATTCTGGTGATGGTTAGCAACACTCCTTTGGCCAGTAAGCAAGAAAGGCTCCACTCCAGGATCATGGAAGCCAAGGACTTAAGAATCAAAGCAACATCAGAGACTCTCAAGAGCATGAGAGTCTTAAAACTGTATTCATGGGAACCGACATTTTTTAAGAAGCTTCTTCAGCTTAGAGAGACTGAGAGAAACTGGCTGAGGAGATACCTCTATACAAGTTCAGCAATGGCCTTTCTGTTTTGGGCTTCACCAACTCTGGTCTCCGTTGTCACTTTCGGTGTCTGTATTATATTGAAAACACCATTGACAACAGGAACAGTCCTCTCAGCTCTAGCAACTTTCCGAATTCTCCAAGAGCCCATCTACAACCTGCCAGAGCTCATTTCCATGATTGCTCAAACGAAGGTCTCCATCGATCGCATCCAAGATTTTCTAAGAGAAAAAGATCAAAAGAAGCAGATTCCTTACCAAACTTCTCAAGCATCAGACATTGCTATCGAAATGAAAAGTGGAGAATACGCTTGGGAAACAAAAGATCAAATCTCAACGAAAACTACCATCAAAATTACcaagaacatgaaaataatgaaGCTGTACAAGGTTGCAGTTTGTGGATCAGTTGGGTCTGGCAAATCAAGCCTTCTATGCAGCATAATTGGAGAGATTCCCAGGATTTCTGGGGCAGGAATCAAGGTTCATGGAACAAAAGCTTATGTTCCACAGAGAGCTTGGATTCAAACCAGAACTGTAAGAGACAACGTGTTGTTCGGCAAGGATATGAATAGGGATTTTTATGAGGATGTTTTGAAAGGGTGTGCTTTGAAACAGGATATTGAACAATGGGCTGATGGAGATTTGACTGTAGTGGGAGAGAGAGGGGTGAACTTGAGTGGCGGACAAAAGCAGAGAATTCAACTTGCAAGAGCTCTCTACAGTAATTCAGATGTTTATATCCTAGATGATCCTTTTAGTGCTGTTGATGCGCATACTGGAACACATTTGTTCAAG AAATGTCTCATGCAACTCTTGTCTCAGAAGACTGTCATATATGCTACCCATCAACTGGAATTTTTAGAGGATGCAGACCTTGTTCTG GTGATGAAAGATGGCATGATTGTCCAGTCAGGAAAATATGAAGACTTGATTGCAGATCCCACGGGTGAACTTGTTAGACAAATGGTTGCCCATAGAAGATCACTAAACCAAGTGAATCCACCCAAAGAAGATAACTCATTAACCAGTATACCATCTCagttaaatcaaattgaagtcaCAGAAGAAAAATTTGAAGAGCCTAGCAGTTCTGATAGATTTTCAGAGAGAACTCAAGAAGAAGTATCTGAAACTGGCAGAGTGAAATGGAGTGTTTACTCAACCTTCATTACTTCAGCTTACAAAGGAGCCCTTGTTCCAATCATTCTTCTGTGTCAAGTCCTTTTCCAGGGACTGCAGATGGGCAGCAATTACTGGATTGCATGGGCAACAGAGGAGAATCACAAGGTCACCAAAGAAAAGCTGATCGGCATATTCATTTTGTTGTCCGGTGGAAGCTCGGTCTTTATATTGGGAAGAGCAGTTTTTCTGGCAACAATTGCTATTGAGACTGCTCAGCGTCTCTTCCTTGGAATGATCTCATCAGTTTTTCGAGCTagtatttctttctttgatgCTACTCCCTCTAGTAGGATCCTCAGCAGG TCATCTACAGATCAAAGCACAGTAGATACAGACATTCCCTACAGATTGGCTGGATTGGCATTTGCGCTAATTCAGCTATTAAGCATCATTATCCTCATGTCTCAGGTGGCTTGGCAGGTCTTCCCCATCTTTCTTGTCATACTAGGAATCTCCATCTGGTATCAG GCTTACTACATTACAACTGCTAGAGAATTAGCCAGAATGGTTGGAATCAGAAAGGCTCCTATCTTGCATCACTTTTCAGAATCTATTGCAGGAGCAGCGACAATTCGCTGTTTCAATCAGGAAGAACGCTTTCTGACGAGAAACCTAAGCTTAATTGATGATTATTCTCGCATAGTCTTTCACAACTCAGGCACAATGGAATGGTTGTGCGTTCGGATCAACTTTCTCTTCAATCTTGGGTTCTTTCTTGTTCTCATCATCTTGGTCAGCCTTCCTAAGTCAGCCATTAATCCCA GCTTGGCGGGGCTCGCAGCAACCTACGGTCTGAACTTGAATGTTCTTCAGTCTTGGGTTATCTGGAATTTATGCAACgttgaaaacaaaatgatatcaGTTGAAAGAATTCTTCAATTCACTAACATACCTAGCGAAGCTCCTCTAGTGATTGAAGATTGTGGGCCAAAGCCTGAATGGCCAGTGGATGGAAGAATTGAACTGATAAGCCTTCATGTTCAATATGGTCCTTCTCTCCCAATGGTTCTCAAAGGGATAACTTGCACCTTCCCTGGAGGAAAGAAAATCGGTGTTGTGGGCAGGACGGGAAGTGGAAAGTCTACTCTGATTCAAGCTCTCTTTCGAGTGATCGAGCCATCAGGCGGACAGATTCTTATTGATGGACTGGATATTTCCAAGATAGGTTTGCAGGACTTGAGGTCCAGGCTTGGCATAATTCCTCAAGATCCCACTTTGTTTCAAGGAACTGTAAGGACTAATCTGGATCCTTTGGAGCAACACTCGGATCAAGAAATCTGGGAG GTTCTCAACAAGTGCCGCCTTGCAGATACAGTGAAACAAGATAAAAGACTTCTTGACGCACCAG TTGCTGAAGATGGAGAAAACTGGAGTGTTGGACAAAGGCAGCTTGTTTGCCTGGCTAGGGTAATGCTAAAGAAAAGGAGAATTTTGGTATTAGATGAGGCCACAGCTTCCATTGATACAGCAACAGATAATATCATTCAAGGAacaataagagaagaaacaagtACATGCACAGTCATCACTGTGGCGCATCGAATACCTACTGTCATAGACAATGACTTGGTTTTGGTTCTTGATGACG GCAAAGTTGTAGAGTATGACTCCCCGGTGAAGTTGCTCGAGGACAACTCTTCTTCGTTTTCGAAGTTGGTCACAGAATTCCTGAGGAGATCAATGCAAGAGTAA
- the LOC7460039 gene encoding uncharacterized protein LOC7460039 — MVGGVLLIILDLSFFLWAPTLFLNFRRFYPLQILSISITSLSYSPFLHFSLNLIFLEKGISLFLLLSCNSSMAPSRWIRPEVFPLFASVGVAVGICGMQLLRNITTNPEVRVTKENRAAGVLDNFKEGEKYAEHGLRKYVRKRTPQIMPSINGFFSDPDLPTN, encoded by the exons ATGGTTGGTGGGGTTTTGCTGATCATTCTTGACCTATCCTTTTTCCTTTGGGCACCCACTCTTTTCCTGAATTTTAGGCGTTTCTATCCACTACAAATTCTCTCAATATCAATCACTTCCCTTTCATACTCTCCtttccttcatttctctctaaacttgatttttctggAGAAGGGGAtttctctgtttctccttctctctTGCAATTCTAGCATGGCTCCCTCACGATGGATAAGGCCTGAG GTGTTTCCACTCTTTGCATCTGTTGGTGTAGCTGTTGGCATTTGTGGCATGCAACTTCTTAGGAATATAACCACCAACCCTGAAGTAAG GGTGACGAAAGAGAACAGGGCAGCAGGAGTGCTTGACAACTTTAAAGAGGGCGAGAAATATGCAGAACATGGTCTTAGGAAGTATGTCCGAAAGAGAACTCCTCAGATCATGCCATCCATCAACGGTTTCTTCTCAGACCCAGATCTTCCAACTAACTAA
- the LOC7460038 gene encoding glyceraldehyde-3-phosphate dehydrogenase GAPC1, cytosolic produces the protein MACDKKIKIGINGFGRIGRLVARVALQRDDVELVAINDPFITTDYMTYMFKYDTVHGRWKHSELKVKDEKTLLFGEKAVAVFGIRNPEEIPWAQAGAEFVVESTGVFTDKDKAAAHLKGGAKKVVISAPSKDAPMFVVGVNEKQYTPDLDIVSNASCTTNCLAPLAKVIHDRFGIVEGLMTTVHAITATQKTVDGPSMKDWRGGRAASFNIIPSSTGAAKAVGKVLPALNGKLTGMSFRVPTVDVSVVDLTVRLEKKATYEAIKSAIKEESENNLKGILGYVEEDVVSTDFIGDSRSSIFDAKAGIALNDNFVKLVSWYDNEWGYSSRVIDLIAHMAKTQA, from the exons ATGG CATGTGATAAGAAGATTAAGATCGGTATCAACG GATTTGGAAGGATCGGTCGTTTGGTTGCTAGAGTTGCTCTTCAAAGAGATGACGTGGAACTTGTTGCTATTAATGATCCTTTTATCACTACTGACTACATG ACATATATGTTCAAATATGATACAGTTCACGGTCGCTGGAAGCACAGTGAGCTCAAGGTTAAGGATGAGAAGACCCTTCTCTTTGGTGAGAAGGCTGTCGCTGTTTTTGGcatcag GAACCCAGAGGAGATCCCATGGGCTCAAGCCGGTGCTGAGTTTGTCGTTGAGTCCACTGGAGTTTTCACAGACAAGGACAAGGCTGCTGCTCACTTGAAG GGTGGTGCGAAGAAGGTTGTTATCTCCGCCCCAAGCAAAGATGCACCTATGTTTGTTGTGGGTGTAAATGAGAAGCAATACACTCCAGATCTTGACATTGTTTCCAATGCTAGCTGCACTACAAACTGTCTTGCCCCCTTGGCCAAG GTTATCCATGACAGGTTTGGAATTGTTGAGGGTCTTATGACTACAGTTCACGCGATTACTG CCACTCAGAAAACTGTTGATGGTCCATCAATGAAGGACTGGAGAGGTGGAAGGGCTGCTTCCTTCAATATCATTCCTAGCAGCACTGGGGCTGCCAAG GCTGTTGGAAAGGTTCTGCCAGCACTTAATGGAAAATTGACTGGAATGTCCTTCCGTGTTCCTACTGTGGATGTCTCTGTTGTTGACCTCACTGTCAGGCTTGAGAAGAAGGCAACATACGAGGCTATCAAATCTGCTATCAA GGAGGAGTCTGAGAATAACCTCAAGGGTATTCTGGGTTACGTTGAAGAGGATGTGGTGTCTACTGACTTCATTGGTGACAGCAG GTCAAGCATATTCGATGCCAAGGCTGGAATTGCCTTGAACGATAACTTCGTCAAACTTGTCTCTTGGTATGACAATGAATGGGGCTACAG TTCACGCGTGATTGACTTGATAGCTCACATGGCCAAAACTCAAGCTTGA
- the LOC7460037 gene encoding pentatricopeptide repeat-containing protein At3g04130, mitochondrial yields the protein MNRVQVLRSCLRNARVVFSRADYCSLAVSSSSSSCVSPPQLPSVLTSTTVFDYQDNCLDSRNQSTVNLVAAKARVGSSPDEILLSLADEQVCDNIEVSNDLVDKLLLRFKDDWKSALGVFRWAGLRPGYKHRPEAYDMMVDILGKMKQMDQMRELLEEMNRNHLVTLNTVGKAMRRFSGAGKWEDAVRMFDELGTFGLEKNAESMNLLLDTLCKEGKVEQARAIFLELKSHILPNAHTFNIFIHGWCKANLVDEAHWTLQEMKGHAFRPCVISYSTIILFYCRQHNFSKVYELLDEMEAQGCPPNVVTYTTIIVFLAKSQNTEEALQLTQRMKSAGCKPDTPFFNSLIYILGRAGRFQEAVDVFEKEMPNAGVSRDTSTYNSMIAMLCHHGHVSKALSLLREMETSAPFKLDGQTFYPLLKSCLRTGDMNLLSQLLDDMVKKHQLSLDRSAYALLIHGLCRANKCQWAYHLFEEMISKDIVPKYQTCHMLLEEVKLKSMYDTAEKIEDFMKKL from the coding sequence ATGAACAGGGTACAAGTACTAAGAAGCTGTCTTAGAAACGCCCGTGTAGTTTTTAGTCGTGCTGATTATTGCTCTCTTGCTgtctcatcttcttcttcttcgtgcGTTTCTCCTCCTCAATTACCTTCCGTGCTTACAAGCACGACTGTATTTGATTACCAAGATAACTGTCTAGACTCTAGAAATCAGTCGACTGTGAACTTAGTCGCTGCCAAAGCTCGTGTAGGAAGCAGTCCTGATGAGATTCTTCTGTCTTTGGCGGACGAACAAGTGTGCGATAACATTGAGGTTTCTAATGATCTTGTTGACAAATTGCTCCTCCGCTTTAAGGATGATTGGAAATCTGCTTTGGGTGTTTTTAGATGGGCTGGATTACGCCCTGGCTACAAACATAGACCCGAGGCATATGATATGATGGTGGACATTCTGGGGAAAATGAAACAAATGGATCAAATGAGGGAGTTATTAGAGGAAATGAATCGAAATCATCTAGTTACACTTAACACTGTGGGTAAGGCTATGAGAAGGTTTTCGGGGGCAGGAAAATGGGAAGATGCTGTGAGGATGTTTGACGAGTTAGGAACATTTGGTTTGGAGAAGAATGCGGAGTCTATGAACTTGTTGCTCGACACGCTTTGCAAGGAGGGCAAAGTTGAGCAGGCCCGCGCTATCTTCTTGGAGCTTAAATCACACATTTTGCCTAATGCTCACacatttaacatttttattcaTGGTTGGTGTAAAGCCAATCTAGTTGATGAAGCACACTGGACTCTCCAAGAGATGAAAGGGCATGCTTTTCGACCTTGTGTAATCAGCTACTCTACCATCATCCTATTCTATTGCCGCCAGCACAATTTTTCTAAGGTCTATGAGCTCCTTGATGAAATGGAAGCGCAAGGGTGCCCACCAAATGTTGTCACTTACACCACCATCATTGTTTTTCTGGCCAAGTCACAGAATACCGAGGAGGCTTTACAACTAACTCAGAGAATGAAGTCAGCCGGATGTAAACCTGATACAccttttttcaattctttgatttatatattaGGGAGAGCTGGCCGATTTCAGGAGGCTGTTGATGTTTTTGAGAAGGAGATGCCAAATGCCGGGGTCTCCCGTGATACATCTACTTATAATTCCATGATTGCTATGCTCTGTCATCATGGTCATGTATCAAAGGCCCTTAGTCTTCTGAGGGAGATGGAAACATCGGCACCTTTCAAACTTGATGGTCAGACATTCTACCCATTGCTTAAGTCATGCCTTAGAACTGGAGACATGAATTTGTTGAGTCAATTATTGGATGACATGGTGAAAAAGCATCAACTAAGTCTTGATAGATCAGCCTATGCTCTTCTAATTCATGGCCTCTGCAGAGCAAACAAATGCCAGTGGGCTTACCATCTGTTTGAGGAAATGATCAGTAAAGATATAGTACCGAAATATCAAACATGTCATATGCTTTTGGAGGAGGTCAAACTGAAGAGTATGTATGATACTGCTGAGaaaattgaagatttcatgaaaaaattataa